GTGTGGCTCTTGCTCCTGGCGGCGGGTGTCCCCACCGCGCTGGCTTGGCGCGCCGAGCGCCGCCGCGTCCGGCGCGAGCGTGTTGGAAAGTGCCAAGCATGCGGCTACGACCTCGCCGGGCTCGCCGAGTCCGCCGGTTGCCCGGAGTGCGGCCGGGCTCGATCGGCCCCGGACTGACCGACTTCCACACAGCTACGCCCACGTGGAAGACTTGTAGCCATGCCTTGATCCGCGGCCCGCGTTGAGGTACTCGTGGTTGCACCGGCTGCGTGCGTCCGATGGGGGGCACACGCTGCCCGGCCCAGGAGTTACGCCATGTCCCCGATCCACGCGGGCGGGACGGGCGGGGTGTACAAAGGGACTGTGCGGCGGCGCAAGCCCCGCCGCCGCTTCCCGGCCGAGGTGCTGACCCACGACGAGGTGCTGGCGCTGCTCGCGGCAATCAAGGGCCCGGCGGCGACGGCGGCGAGGAACAAAGCGCTGCTGGCGGTGATGTACCGCTCAGGCCTGCGGGTGTCCGAGGCGCTGAGCCTGGAGGTCAAGGACGTGGACCTCGCTGCCGGGAGCATCCGCGTTTTGTTCGCCAAGGGCGGCCGGGCCCGGACGGTGGGGGTGGATACAGGGGCTCTGGCCATCCTCCGCGACTGGTTGGCGGTACGGCAAGACGTGGCGATTGTGGCGGCGGGGGGGAACGGTCGGTCCACCCGGCACCGCGCCGCCCTCTTCTGCACCCGCGGCGGCGGCCGTCTCACCACCGCCTACATCCGGCGGCTCCTGCCCCGTCTGGCCCGCCTCGCCGGCATCGCCAAGCGCGTCCACGCCCACGGCCTCCGCCACACCCACGCGGCCGAGTTGCGTGGCGAGGGGATCGACATCGGCATCATCTCCAAGCAACTCGGGCACGTGTCCATCGCCACCACCATCCGCTACCTCGACCACATCGCGCCGCGGGCGGTGGTGGAGGCCGTGAGGGGGAGGGCGTGGCAGTTGGCGTGAGCCACTAGCGTAACGCATTCCCGGTCTGAATGCCGGTGCCTCATCATCCGATTCTGCTGCCATGCGCAGGGCACCCGAGGACCTCACCACAATCTCGCGATCGCGAGTTGCTGGTCGCGTCGTAGCAGTCCGCGGATCGATTGGCCTGGGCTACGGATCGCGGCTAGACCTGACCTCCTGTCGGCTCCTGTAACGCTCGATCCGGCCTGCAAACAATGCCGGCGGGAGGGGCTGACGAGGGCTCGCCTTGAACCCCCCGACTGCCGACACCCTGTTTGCGCAAGCCGAGTCCGCAATCGTATCGATCTTCGTTCGCACGAAAGACTTAGTCCACCGTATCGACCACCTCATTGCCCGCATCGCGGACAAGCCCGCCGACGCGCCGGCCAGTTGGTACTGGCCCGCGACAGACCATACTGGGCGGCACGCCGATCCGGTCCGGCTTGCCGAGATGAACGCGCCCACCGCTCCGGCGATCGACCGAAACTGTGCGAAGGTCATCGAGTACGTGCTGCTCCTGAGAGAGGCGTTTGACCTTGCAGATGCCGCCGTGGAAGCCGTCGGCCCGTTGATCACCACCAACAACGGCGTGACCAACGAAACCTGGACGGTCACGACGAAAGGCGCCATCAACAGGATTCGATTAGCCATTGTTGAAGGACAGGCCGACCGCAAGCCTCCGACTTGCTTGCCCATCCCGAGCAATCACGATGCAATCGAATCGGCTCCGAACGGATTGGAGACTCAACTGCATCCTCTGCGGATCGAGCGCGAGCGATTCGCCAAGCGCGTTGCTTGTGCCGAGCCTGTGGTCAGGCACTCCACGGCGGCCGTGATCTTCAGCACGACTCCGCATCTGTGGCAACGGATTCAAGTCCTGCTTGAGTTGATCTGCCTCGAGTGCGCCACAGATCACGAGTTACCGCTCGACAGGATTGGTCAGCTCGGCACCGACGGGCTGACCGTCGTGGCGCGGGATGTTGATCAGCGGATTCCGTGCGGGCTGCTCGATGGCGGAGGACCCCAAACCACTGCGTGCATGGACAACTGCAACCAGCTCAAGACGCTGTTTGGATCTCTCAGCCGGGCGTCCCGTGTTGGCTTGACACCCGAGGCGCGGTCGCGCCTCACGAGCCAAGCGGCGGAACTCGCCGACTGGATCGAGGGAACGCTGCGGCCGTACTACCCGGAGCAGTGGGTTGAAACACCTGCGCTGCGGCTCGCGCTCAGGCCGGCTCCGATGGTCGTCGCCGAGGTGTACACATCGCTGCTCGAACTGGCGGATGCAGCCTGGAGAATCGAGTATGTCGCGAACGAGCGGAGTGTTCCACTCGATCGTCTGCGACAAGCACTCCAAATGCTCCCAGACGCGCCCTCCGACGAGTTGACGTCCGCTATCACCCGCGTGGAATCAATCGCGGAGTCCGGGTGCGTACCGGGATCGCGGTTGGGGTTCCCGGGCATTCAAGACGACCAGACAAGAGATGACTGCGCCGCACTCGTTGCGTGGTGGCGTAGGTTGACCACAGAGAAGACAACGTCGCCAGCGCAACCGCGCAGATCCGCTCGTGTCGAAATGCCTCCTTCACTGGTGCTTCGTGGAAGGGATCAGGGACCGATTGTTTGCGATGTTGAGAAGCCCATCTTGGGCGAGAAGAGCTACAACGTCATCGATTGCTTGATTGCTGCGGGCGCGAGGGGTCTGGTGGGCCGCACGCTAAGCACCCGCAGCGGAAGCGGCGATGCCGTGAACATCCTCAAACGGCTGTCGAAAGTCGACCCCGACTGGAAGCGAGTGATCGTGCTTCCGGGAAGAACTGGCCGTGGCTACCGGGTCCTCGGCGGTCGGCACGAAGCCCCGCCCAACCCATGACATTCCACAACATCCCACAACCCCTCCCACAACTACCCACGACTTCACTGACTCTCGCGAATTGTCGCACGGAGTCTGTGAAATGCCTGAGCACAAGCGTTTGGAGTCCGCGAAAGTCGTGGCTGAGGCCGTGGGTGTGCAACCCGCGACCGTGCTGGCGTGGTACCGCCGCGGGTGGATTCCCGGCTATCGCGCGGGGCTAAGACCGGTCCTGTTTGATGTAGATGAGGTGCGCCGCGCACTCTCGGAGCGGTCCGACAAGGTCGTGAAGGGAGCGGCGTAATCATGCACCGCACCCACCCTCCACCCAAAAGCGACGCGGCCCCGAATGTTCAGCCCGGGGCGCACGTCGCGAATCGCTCAGTTGTTCAAGACAATAGCCCGGGGATGCCGTCGCAGCCAATCCTGACGACTTCCCTTCGCGCCGCCGAGTCGTTATCTATCTCGATTCGCACGCTGGCGAACCTCACCGCGGCGGGCGAGTTGCCCTGCGTCCGGATCGGCCGCGCCGTGCGGTACGACGTAGCGGACCTCCGCGCCTTTATCGAAGCCCGCAAGACCGCTGGGGGTGGCGCTTGAAGAACCCTTCCTACGACCGCGAGGAGATCATCCGCGCCGCCAATCTGCTCATCGAGCCGAGTGGTGTCACCGAGGTCCGCGCCCTCGATGCCACGATGGTGGGTGATCGGCGTGTCGGCACCATCAGTGGCTACTTCGACTCGCCCGAGGCACTGGCCGACAGCATCAGCCGCATCGAGCACGCCAAAGGGAT
This genomic interval from Phycisphaerales bacterium contains the following:
- a CDS encoding tyrosine-type recombinase/integrase, translated to MSPIHAGGTGGVYKGTVRRRKPRRRFPAEVLTHDEVLALLAAIKGPAATAARNKALLAVMYRSGLRVSEALSLEVKDVDLAAGSIRVLFAKGGRARTVGVDTGALAILRDWLAVRQDVAIVAAGGNGRSTRHRAALFCTRGGGRLTTAYIRRLLPRLARLAGIAKRVHAHGLRHTHAAELRGEGIDIGIISKQLGHVSIATTIRYLDHIAPRAVVEAVRGRAWQLA
- a CDS encoding helix-turn-helix domain-containing protein, whose amino-acid sequence is MPSQPILTTSLRAAESLSISIRTLANLTAAGELPCVRIGRAVRYDVADLRAFIEARKTAGGGA